The proteins below come from a single Nocardioides eburneiflavus genomic window:
- a CDS encoding sugar phosphate nucleotidyltransferase: protein MKVVLFCGGMGMRMRSGDDPRPKPMMTVGDRPVLWHIMRYYAHFGHTEFVLCLGYGGQHIKDYFLNYEETASNDFVLSGGGREVELLSSDISDWRITFVDTGLHAEIGERLRRVRRHLGDDEMFLAHYGDVLTDAPMDQLVARLAASDAVGSLLAIRPPGSFHVVMTDEDDRVSGFRSAEELPLRVNGGFFVFRQGIFDYLDEGDDLVTQACVRAAEAGKLLAIPYDGFWRPMDTLKERASLEALYWSGESPWALWRRPAQDAVAPAPEPVAVPVPTPRLVATP, encoded by the coding sequence ATGAAGGTCGTCCTGTTCTGCGGAGGCATGGGGATGCGGATGCGCTCGGGGGACGACCCCCGCCCAAAGCCGATGATGACCGTCGGCGACCGGCCGGTGCTGTGGCACATCATGCGCTACTACGCGCACTTCGGGCACACGGAGTTCGTGCTCTGCCTCGGCTACGGTGGTCAGCACATCAAGGACTACTTCCTGAACTACGAGGAGACCGCGAGCAACGACTTCGTCCTCTCCGGAGGCGGGCGCGAGGTGGAGCTGCTCAGCAGCGACATCAGCGACTGGCGGATCACCTTCGTCGACACCGGGCTCCACGCCGAGATCGGCGAGCGGCTGCGGCGGGTGCGCCGTCACCTCGGCGACGACGAGATGTTCCTCGCCCACTACGGCGACGTCCTCACCGACGCTCCGATGGACCAGCTCGTCGCCCGGCTCGCCGCGTCGGACGCCGTCGGCTCGCTGCTGGCGATCCGGCCGCCCGGCTCCTTCCACGTGGTGATGACCGACGAGGACGACCGCGTCTCTGGGTTCCGCTCGGCCGAGGAGCTCCCGCTGCGGGTCAACGGCGGGTTCTTCGTCTTCCGCCAGGGGATCTTCGACTACCTCGACGAGGGCGACGACCTCGTCACCCAGGCGTGCGTACGGGCGGCGGAGGCGGGCAAGCTGCTCGCCATCCCCTACGACGGGTTCTGGCGGCCGATGGACACGCTCAAGGAGCGCGCCTCGCTCGAGGCGCTCTACTGGTCCGGCGAGAGCCCGTGGGCGCTGTGGCGCCGCCCAGCCCAGGACGCGGTCGCGCCCGCGCCGGAGCCGGTGGCCGTGCCGGTCCCCACACCCAGGCTGGTGGCGACGCCATGA
- a CDS encoding endonuclease/exonuclease/phosphatase family protein — protein MPGRWASAVTSLMVVGLLLGSLVLAAVRVADPGTRRLIELVSLTPIGLPLAGTALLGALLLRKPRGARAVAVVVATSLLAVHAWWLAPLYAGDRPAGGSASLVVLAQNFEYGDPGALVGLVHDEDVDVLVLTDADSTRIDPLLAVGIGELLPHSAGIGEGGAVVLSRFPVTGTELLYDESESRLVELEAPGLGPVTIAAVHTRPPYEPDAWLRDHEQVRTALASVRADVDRAVVVAGDLNATLAHAPVRRLVDLGLTDSAVQANAGWSPTWPSGSHQRRLGLTVPAFAAIDHVLTSPGLVATSSRTVDLPGADHRAVLATVSVAG, from the coding sequence ATGCCGGGGCGCTGGGCGTCGGCGGTCACGTCCCTGATGGTGGTCGGCCTGCTGCTGGGCTCGCTCGTGCTCGCCGCGGTCCGGGTCGCTGACCCCGGGACCAGGCGACTCATCGAGCTGGTGTCCCTCACGCCGATCGGCCTCCCGCTCGCCGGGACGGCCCTGCTCGGAGCCCTCCTGCTGCGGAAGCCGCGCGGTGCACGGGCCGTCGCGGTCGTCGTCGCGACCTCCCTGCTCGCGGTCCACGCCTGGTGGCTGGCACCGCTGTACGCCGGTGACCGGCCGGCGGGTGGGTCGGCGTCGCTGGTCGTGCTGGCGCAGAACTTCGAGTACGGGGACCCGGGGGCGCTGGTCGGGCTGGTCCACGACGAGGACGTCGACGTCCTGGTCCTCACCGACGCCGACAGCACACGCATCGACCCGCTGCTGGCAGTCGGGATCGGGGAGCTGCTGCCCCACTCGGCCGGGATCGGCGAGGGCGGTGCGGTCGTGCTGAGCCGGTTCCCGGTCACGGGCACCGAGCTGCTCTACGACGAGTCGGAGAGCCGCCTCGTCGAGCTGGAGGCACCGGGCCTCGGGCCAGTGACGATCGCCGCGGTGCACACCCGCCCGCCCTACGAGCCCGACGCGTGGCTGCGCGACCACGAGCAGGTCCGTACGGCGCTCGCGTCGGTGCGCGCCGACGTCGACCGGGCCGTCGTCGTGGCCGGCGACCTCAATGCCACCCTCGCGCACGCACCCGTGCGACGCCTCGTCGACCTCGGCCTCACCGACTCCGCGGTGCAGGCCAATGCCGGCTGGTCACCGACCTGGCCGTCCGGCTCCCACCAGCGGCGCCTCGGCCTGACCGTGCCCGCGTTCGCGGCGATCGACCACGTCCTCACGTCGCCCGGACTCGTGGCCACGTCGTCGCGGACAGTCGACCTGCCGGGGGCCGATCACCGGGCCGTGCTGGCCACGGTCTCCGTCGCCGGCTGA
- a CDS encoding pyridoxal-dependent decarboxylase, exosortase A system-associated, which translates to MPGVVSGPGSVHADLDPATEGGELLVGGVPLSRLAQRVGSTPFFAYDRELLTQRVARLRAAMPDDLEISYAVKANPMPALVQHLSRVVDSLDVASGAEMRLALDTPTPPGMVSFAGPGKSVAELSQAVAAGVVVEVESPLEVDRITAIGEETGIRPVVALRLNPDFEVKGSGMRMGGGAQQFGVDVEEAPRLLKEMEARGLDLRGFHVFAGSQNLHADILAEAQRRTVDLVLRMADEMTGEPTYVNLGGGLGIPYYEKDRALDLGAVGDNLEQLMRTLVRPRLPGARVLLELGRYIVGEAGVYVTRVVDRKESRGTTFLVVDGGMHHQLAASGNFGQVIRRNYPIAVGTRMDQDGDETVQVVGCLCTPLDLLGDKVRLPRGEVGDLVVLFQAGAYGHTASPTAFLSHPVPLEVLV; encoded by the coding sequence GTGCCTGGCGTGGTGAGCGGGCCCGGGTCGGTGCACGCCGACCTCGACCCCGCGACCGAGGGCGGCGAGCTCCTCGTCGGCGGCGTGCCCCTGTCCCGTCTCGCGCAGCGCGTGGGCAGCACGCCCTTCTTCGCCTACGACCGCGAGCTGCTCACCCAGCGCGTCGCACGGCTGCGGGCCGCGATGCCGGACGACCTGGAGATCAGCTACGCCGTCAAGGCCAACCCGATGCCGGCGCTGGTGCAGCACCTGAGCCGGGTGGTCGACTCGCTCGACGTCGCCTCCGGTGCCGAGATGCGCCTGGCCCTCGACACCCCGACCCCGCCGGGCATGGTGAGCTTCGCCGGGCCCGGCAAGTCGGTCGCGGAGCTGTCGCAGGCCGTCGCCGCCGGAGTGGTGGTCGAGGTCGAGTCGCCGCTCGAGGTCGACCGCATCACCGCGATCGGCGAGGAGACCGGGATCCGTCCGGTCGTCGCGCTGCGGCTCAACCCCGACTTCGAGGTCAAGGGGTCGGGGATGCGCATGGGCGGCGGGGCGCAGCAGTTCGGCGTCGACGTCGAGGAGGCGCCGCGGCTGCTGAAGGAGATGGAGGCGCGCGGGCTGGACCTGCGCGGCTTCCACGTGTTCGCCGGGTCGCAGAACCTGCACGCCGACATCCTCGCCGAGGCGCAGCGTCGCACCGTCGACCTGGTGCTGCGGATGGCCGACGAGATGACCGGGGAGCCGACCTACGTCAACCTCGGCGGCGGCCTGGGCATCCCCTACTACGAGAAGGACCGCGCGCTGGACCTCGGCGCGGTCGGCGACAACCTCGAGCAGCTGATGCGCACGCTGGTGCGGCCGCGGCTGCCGGGGGCGCGCGTCCTGCTCGAGCTCGGGCGCTACATCGTGGGCGAGGCGGGTGTGTACGTCACCCGCGTCGTCGACCGCAAGGAGTCGCGCGGCACGACCTTCCTCGTCGTCGACGGCGGGATGCACCACCAGCTGGCCGCGTCCGGCAACTTCGGACAGGTGATCCGGCGCAACTACCCCATCGCCGTCGGCACCCGGATGGACCAGGACGGCGACGAGACCGTGCAGGTCGTGGGGTGCCTGTGCACCCCGCTGGACCTGCTCGGCGACAAGGTCCGGCTGCCTCGCGGAGAGGTCGGCGACCTCGTCGTCCTCTTCCAGGCCGGGGCCTACGGCCACACTGCGAGCCCGACCGCGTTCCTCAGCCACCCCGTCCCGCTCGAGGTGCTGGTGTGA
- a CDS encoding PIG-L deacetylase family protein, producing MRDLHLPAGPLQVVAVGAHPDDVEIGCGGTLLALRERPGVEVHHLVLTGSPERRLEAEDAAVAFNGTGVGVTFGQLPDSRLPDHWSAVKDLLEDAARSHPAPDLVLAPRRDDSHQDHRLLAELVPTVWRDSLVLHYEIPKWDGDLGRVTHYVPLDAEQARLKAELLTKVYPSQVGRDWWDDETFLALMRLRGVECRAPYAEGFLIGKARLDLVGSGA from the coding sequence ATGAGGGACCTGCACCTGCCCGCAGGGCCGCTGCAGGTCGTGGCGGTCGGGGCGCACCCCGACGACGTCGAGATCGGCTGCGGCGGGACCCTGCTGGCGCTCCGGGAGCGGCCCGGGGTGGAGGTGCACCACCTCGTCCTGACCGGCTCCCCCGAACGACGGCTCGAGGCCGAGGACGCCGCGGTCGCGTTCAACGGGACCGGGGTCGGCGTCACGTTCGGGCAGCTGCCGGACTCCCGGCTGCCGGACCACTGGTCGGCGGTCAAGGACCTCTTGGAGGATGCGGCACGCTCGCACCCCGCGCCCGACCTGGTCCTCGCCCCCCGCCGCGACGACAGCCACCAGGACCACCGGCTCCTGGCCGAGCTGGTGCCGACGGTGTGGCGCGACTCCCTCGTCCTCCACTACGAGATCCCCAAGTGGGACGGCGACCTGGGGCGCGTGACCCACTACGTGCCCCTCGACGCCGAGCAGGCCCGGCTCAAGGCCGAGCTGCTCACCAAGGTCTACCCCTCCCAGGTCGGCCGCGACTGGTGGGACGACGAGACCTTCCTCGCGCTGATGCGCCTGCGCGGTGTGGAGTGCCGCGCGCCCTACGCCGAGGGCTTCCTGATCGGGAAGGCGAGGCTGGACCTTGTCGGCTCCGGCGCCTGA
- a CDS encoding polysaccharide deacetylase family protein has protein sequence MAVTTQGPSTVRRPGPPFTLCFHGVGVPTHEREPGEAGYWVGRDQLLEILDWVAQSPQVALSFDDGNRSDVDVVLPALVERDLVATFFPVVDRIGDAWSTSVRGLEELLAAGMDVGTHGLTHRPWAGLRGEAARAEILSPRPALEDLLGRRVDRAAAPLGRYDRHTLALLRTGGCAEVNLSDQRPARPGAWLQPRFSVRADDTAASLQARMLASTAPARRVRNAAASLVKRLR, from the coding sequence GTGGCCGTGACGACGCAGGGACCCAGCACCGTCCGCCGACCCGGCCCGCCCTTCACGCTCTGCTTCCACGGCGTCGGTGTCCCGACGCACGAGCGCGAGCCCGGGGAGGCCGGGTACTGGGTGGGGCGCGACCAGCTCCTCGAGATCCTCGACTGGGTGGCGCAGTCCCCGCAGGTCGCCCTGTCGTTCGACGACGGCAACCGGTCCGACGTCGACGTCGTGCTCCCGGCGCTGGTCGAGCGTGACCTGGTCGCCACGTTCTTCCCCGTCGTCGACCGGATCGGCGACGCGTGGAGCACGTCGGTGCGGGGGCTCGAGGAGCTCCTGGCCGCCGGGATGGACGTCGGCACGCACGGCCTCACCCACCGGCCCTGGGCCGGGCTCCGCGGGGAGGCCGCGCGCGCGGAGATCCTCTCGCCCAGGCCCGCGCTCGAGGACCTGCTCGGTCGTCGGGTGGACCGCGCCGCGGCGCCGCTCGGGCGCTACGACCGGCACACGCTCGCGCTGTTGCGGACCGGCGGCTGCGCGGAGGTCAACCTGAGCGACCAGCGCCCGGCCCGGCCCGGGGCGTGGCTCCAGCCGCGCTTCAGCGTACGTGCGGACGACACCGCCGCCTCGCTGCAGGCCCGGATGCTGGCCTCCACCGCGCCGGCCCGTCGGGTGCGCAACGCCGCGGCGTCCCTCGTCAAGCGCCTGCGCTGA
- a CDS encoding glycosyltransferase family 2 protein produces MVSGRSDEVVVVVVTYQSAALVADLVASLPVGMGDVPWRLVVVDNASSDGTVARVRELAPDATVVEMGRNAGYAAGINAGARHAGPDQALLVLNPDVRLAPGCVPALLGALDEPDVGVAVPRLVDGDGVLVPSMRREPTVLRAVADTVLGASRAGGIATLGEVVTAPGEYERTQPTDWAEGSTQLVSAECWARCGPWDESYFLYSEETDFHLRVRDAGLTTCFVPTAMAVHLGGDSTTSPRLWSMLVANRVKLFSGRNGPVRSAGFWVALLLREASRAVLGRATSRRAVRTLLSPAALRAPRGPEWGA; encoded by the coding sequence ATGGTGTCGGGTCGCAGCGACGAGGTGGTCGTCGTGGTGGTGACCTATCAGAGCGCTGCTCTCGTCGCGGACCTGGTGGCCTCCCTCCCGGTCGGCATGGGCGACGTGCCGTGGCGCCTCGTCGTGGTCGACAACGCCTCGAGCGACGGCACGGTGGCGCGGGTGCGCGAGCTCGCGCCCGACGCCACGGTCGTGGAGATGGGCCGCAACGCCGGGTACGCCGCCGGCATCAACGCCGGGGCGCGGCACGCCGGTCCCGACCAGGCGCTGCTGGTGCTCAACCCGGACGTACGCCTCGCACCGGGCTGCGTGCCCGCGCTCCTCGGCGCGCTCGACGAGCCGGACGTGGGGGTGGCCGTGCCGCGGCTGGTCGACGGCGACGGCGTGCTGGTCCCGTCGATGCGACGCGAGCCCACTGTCCTGCGCGCGGTCGCCGACACGGTGCTGGGTGCGTCCCGCGCCGGTGGCATCGCCACGCTGGGCGAGGTGGTGACCGCGCCGGGGGAGTACGAGCGCACGCAGCCCACCGACTGGGCGGAGGGCTCCACCCAGCTGGTCAGCGCCGAGTGCTGGGCGCGGTGCGGGCCGTGGGACGAGAGCTACTTCCTCTACTCCGAGGAGACCGACTTCCACCTGCGGGTCCGCGACGCGGGTCTGACCACCTGCTTCGTGCCGACGGCGATGGCCGTGCACCTCGGGGGCGACTCCACCACCTCGCCGCGCCTGTGGTCGATGCTCGTGGCCAACCGGGTCAAGCTGTTCTCCGGACGCAACGGCCCGGTCCGCTCGGCGGGGTTCTGGGTGGCGCTGCTGCTGCGGGAGGCGAGCCGGGCCGTCCTCGGGCGGGCCACGTCCCGCCGTGCGGTCCGGACGCTGCTCAGCCCGGCCGCCCTCCGCGCCCCCCGCGGTCCCGAGTGGGGAGCCTGA
- a CDS encoding class I SAM-dependent methyltransferase gives MSAPAPDRLDVRPCPVCGRPGGEPLHDVASVPVHSCLVMDSRAEAVSIATGALAVVLCRGCGAMTNRRFGEQDMAYSARYEDSQAFSTTFLDYARGLAERWVDAWALRGRTVLEIGAGRGDFSRLLAAAGAGRVLAMDPTVDAHRFGEPDPHVTLVAEAYDAETDLAAVDAVAMRHVLEHVDDPGAILRALRHGLAERPDVPVLVEIPEAGRILAEGAFWDVYHEHCNYLTRDVAVELFESSGFVVRSAALAYGDQYLLVEALPVGRPRPMRLPDAELERLARAAVGFRTAARAQVDSLARTIEEHARSGRVVVWGSGSKGTAFLHALGPTAGLVDAVVDVNPHLAGKYVAGTGHPILAPATLADDPAGLVVAMNPVYVREIRADLDRLSPGATLVALGADLPAPARLA, from the coding sequence TTGTCGGCTCCGGCGCCTGACCGGCTCGACGTACGCCCCTGCCCGGTCTGCGGGCGCCCCGGGGGCGAGCCGTTGCACGACGTGGCCAGCGTCCCGGTGCACAGCTGCCTGGTCATGGACAGCCGGGCCGAGGCGGTCTCGATCGCCACGGGCGCCCTGGCGGTCGTGCTGTGCCGCGGCTGCGGGGCGATGACCAACCGGCGCTTCGGTGAGCAGGACATGGCCTACAGCGCCCGCTACGAGGACTCGCAGGCCTTCTCCACCACCTTCCTCGACTACGCGCGCGGGCTCGCCGAGCGCTGGGTCGACGCCTGGGCCCTCCGGGGCCGCACCGTCCTCGAGATCGGCGCGGGGCGCGGCGACTTCAGCCGCCTGCTGGCCGCGGCCGGCGCCGGCCGCGTGCTGGCCATGGACCCGACGGTCGACGCGCACCGCTTCGGCGAGCCCGACCCGCACGTCACGCTGGTCGCCGAGGCGTACGACGCCGAGACCGACCTGGCGGCGGTGGACGCGGTGGCGATGCGCCACGTGCTCGAGCACGTCGACGACCCCGGCGCCATCCTGCGCGCGCTGCGCCACGGCCTGGCGGAGCGCCCGGACGTGCCCGTGCTGGTCGAGATCCCGGAGGCCGGGCGCATCCTCGCCGAGGGCGCCTTCTGGGACGTCTACCACGAGCACTGCAACTACCTGACCCGCGACGTCGCCGTCGAGCTCTTCGAGTCGTCCGGCTTCGTCGTCCGCTCGGCCGCGCTCGCCTACGGCGACCAGTACCTCCTCGTCGAGGCCCTGCCCGTCGGGCGGCCACGACCGATGCGCCTGCCGGACGCCGAGCTGGAGCGGCTCGCCCGGGCTGCCGTCGGCTTCCGCACGGCGGCGCGGGCCCAGGTCGACTCGCTCGCGAGGACGATCGAGGAGCACGCCCGGAGCGGGCGGGTGGTGGTGTGGGGCTCCGGCTCCAAGGGGACGGCCTTCCTGCACGCCCTCGGACCGACCGCGGGACTCGTCGACGCCGTCGTCGACGTCAACCCACACCTCGCCGGCAAGTACGTCGCGGGGACGGGCCACCCGATCCTGGCGCCCGCCACCCTGGCCGACGACCCCGCCGGACTGGTGGTGGCGATGAACCCGGTCTACGTCCGGGAGATCCGCGCCGACCTCGACCGGCTCAGCCCGGGAGCGACCCTGGTCGCCCTCGGCGCGGACCTGCCGGCGCCGGCCCGTCTCGCCTGA
- a CDS encoding acyl carrier protein: protein MTHETTREAGAAPTLDRPATHATEVALAGLLADLLGGDPGRYTPDTELFGSLPELDSLALVELITAIEERFDFELDEDDITAEVFGTVESLAAHVDACTA, encoded by the coding sequence ATGACGCACGAGACGACCCGCGAGGCGGGCGCCGCCCCGACGCTGGACCGGCCCGCGACCCACGCGACCGAGGTGGCGCTCGCCGGACTGCTGGCCGACCTGCTCGGCGGTGACCCCGGGCGCTACACCCCGGACACCGAGCTCTTCGGCAGCCTGCCCGAGCTCGACTCGCTCGCCCTCGTCGAGCTGATCACCGCGATCGAGGAGCGGTTCGACTTCGAGCTCGACGAGGACGACATCACCGCGGAGGTCTTCGGGACGGTCGAGTCGCTCGCCGCCCACGTCGACGCCTGCACCGCCTGA
- a CDS encoding class I SAM-dependent methyltransferase, translating into MSLPTCRLCGADLRRTFVDLGMSPPCESYLSADELDQGETFYPLNVRICESCLLVQLPAYIAAEDIFSHYAYFSSFSESWVEHARRYVEDAASRLRLDQDSFVVEVASNDGYLLQHVQARGIRCHGLEPAANVAEAARAKGIETTVAFVGEATATAFVERHGSADLVAANNVFAHVPDIVDFATGLRILAGESGTVTIEIPHLLRLIEGNLYDTIYHEHYSYLSLLTTQRVLEAAGLTVVDVEELSTHGGSLRTWSVPTASAGAPSDAVAKILADEEAAGLHTVEGHDGFARSVATARNDLVQFLVERSREGATVAAYGAPGKGNTLLNHAGVRQDLISFTVDRNTFKHGKFLPGTHIPIHEPEHLDRERPDYIVVLPWNLREEITAQLAHTREWGARLVFPLPTLEVLG; encoded by the coding sequence GTGAGCCTGCCCACCTGCCGCCTCTGCGGCGCCGACCTGCGTCGGACCTTCGTCGACCTCGGCATGTCGCCCCCGTGCGAGAGCTACCTGTCGGCCGACGAGCTGGACCAGGGCGAGACTTTCTACCCGCTCAACGTGCGGATCTGCGAGAGCTGCCTGCTGGTGCAGCTGCCCGCCTACATCGCGGCCGAGGACATCTTCAGCCACTACGCCTACTTCTCGTCCTTCAGCGAGTCGTGGGTCGAGCACGCCCGTCGCTACGTGGAGGACGCCGCCTCCCGGCTGCGGCTGGACCAGGACTCCTTCGTGGTGGAGGTGGCCAGCAACGACGGCTACCTGCTCCAGCACGTGCAGGCCCGCGGCATCCGCTGCCACGGCCTCGAGCCCGCCGCCAACGTCGCCGAGGCCGCGCGGGCGAAGGGCATCGAGACCACGGTCGCCTTCGTCGGCGAGGCGACGGCCACCGCCTTCGTCGAGCGGCACGGCAGCGCCGACCTCGTCGCCGCCAACAACGTGTTCGCGCACGTGCCCGACATCGTGGACTTCGCCACGGGCCTGCGCATTCTGGCCGGCGAGTCCGGGACGGTGACCATCGAGATCCCGCACCTGCTGCGGCTGATCGAGGGCAACCTCTACGACACGATCTACCACGAGCACTACTCCTACCTCTCGCTGCTCACCACGCAGCGGGTGCTGGAGGCGGCCGGGCTCACGGTCGTCGACGTCGAGGAGCTGTCGACCCACGGCGGCTCGCTGCGGACATGGTCGGTGCCCACCGCCTCGGCCGGGGCGCCCAGCGACGCGGTCGCCAAGATCCTCGCCGACGAGGAGGCGGCCGGCCTGCACACCGTCGAGGGCCACGACGGGTTCGCCCGCTCGGTCGCGACCGCGCGCAACGACCTCGTGCAGTTCCTCGTCGAGCGCTCCAGGGAGGGCGCCACGGTCGCGGCGTACGGCGCCCCCGGCAAGGGCAACACCCTGCTCAACCACGCGGGGGTGCGCCAGGACCTCATCTCGTTCACCGTGGACCGCAACACGTTCAAGCACGGCAAGTTCCTGCCGGGCACGCACATCCCGATCCACGAGCCCGAGCACCTCGACCGCGAGCGCCCGGACTACATCGTCGTGCTGCCGTGGAACCTCCGCGAGGAGATCACCGCGCAGCTGGCCCACACGCGCGAGTGGGGGGCGCGCCTCGTCTTCCCCCTCCCGACCCTGGAGGTGCTCGGATGA
- a CDS encoding glycosyltransferase family 4 protein: MSRSRGVHPSARHVLVVVQNLPVPLDRRVWLECQALRAHGYDVSVICPKGPGDPARQVIDGVHIYKYRPPPEARGLLGYVLEFVYCWVRTAILTRTVWRRQPFQALQACNPPDTYWLLARWWKRRGVRFVFDHHDLNPELFRSRFGEPRSVRERCEMWALTWLERQTFHTADRVISTNESYRDVALRRGGCAPGTVKVVRSGPDTTAMRPLVPQERPADAPYTLAYLGIMGPQDGVDTVLDVMEDLVRTRGRRDVRAVLMGFGDCLEQLRADCTARGLDDVVTFTGRVDRAQIAEHLSTADVGLCPDAKSPLNDVSTMNKTMEYMAYALPSVCFDLVETRVSGGDTVLYAAAGDVTAFTDHVERLLDDEEMRVGLGLRARRRVCDALDWRQQAEVYVSVFRDLLGPVAQVPRPRAGTAVAETGGPAPDQDRDELGRAYVDLDDPAELQAFVRDRGRRRPAEVVRPVPPEVRVPQPATETVASTAR, encoded by the coding sequence ATGAGCAGGTCGCGAGGGGTGCACCCGTCGGCGCGGCACGTCCTGGTGGTGGTGCAGAACCTGCCGGTGCCGCTGGACCGCCGGGTCTGGCTGGAGTGCCAGGCCCTGCGCGCACACGGCTACGACGTGAGCGTCATCTGCCCCAAGGGCCCGGGTGACCCGGCCCGGCAGGTGATCGACGGCGTCCACATCTACAAGTACCGCCCTCCGCCGGAGGCCCGCGGGCTGCTGGGCTACGTCCTCGAGTTCGTCTACTGCTGGGTGCGGACGGCGATCCTGACCCGTACGGTGTGGCGCCGCCAGCCGTTCCAGGCGCTCCAGGCGTGCAACCCGCCCGACACCTACTGGCTGCTGGCGAGGTGGTGGAAGCGCCGCGGCGTGCGGTTCGTCTTCGACCACCACGACCTCAACCCCGAGCTCTTCCGGTCCCGCTTCGGGGAGCCGCGCTCGGTGCGCGAGCGCTGCGAGATGTGGGCGCTGACGTGGCTCGAGCGCCAGACCTTCCACACGGCCGACCGGGTCATCTCGACCAACGAGTCCTACCGCGACGTCGCGCTGAGGCGTGGCGGGTGCGCCCCCGGCACCGTGAAGGTGGTCCGCAGCGGCCCGGACACGACCGCGATGCGACCGCTCGTCCCGCAGGAGCGGCCGGCCGACGCGCCGTACACGCTCGCCTACCTCGGCATCATGGGTCCCCAGGACGGGGTGGACACGGTGCTCGACGTGATGGAGGACCTGGTGCGCACCCGAGGGCGTCGCGACGTGCGCGCGGTGCTCATGGGCTTCGGCGACTGCCTCGAGCAGCTGCGGGCCGACTGCACCGCACGCGGCCTCGACGACGTCGTGACCTTCACCGGGCGCGTCGACCGCGCCCAGATCGCCGAGCACCTCAGCACGGCCGACGTCGGCCTGTGCCCGGACGCGAAGTCGCCGCTGAACGACGTGTCGACGATGAACAAGACGATGGAGTACATGGCCTACGCGCTGCCGTCGGTGTGCTTCGACCTCGTCGAGACCCGGGTCTCCGGCGGGGACACCGTCCTGTACGCCGCGGCGGGGGACGTCACGGCCTTCACCGACCACGTCGAACGCCTCCTCGACGACGAGGAGATGCGCGTCGGGCTCGGCCTGCGCGCCCGGCGGCGGGTCTGCGACGCCCTCGACTGGCGGCAGCAGGCCGAGGTCTACGTGTCGGTGTTCCGCGACCTGCTCGGGCCGGTCGCGCAGGTGCCGCGGCCGCGAGCCGGCACGGCGGTCGCCGAGACAGGTGGTCCGGCCCCCGACCAGGACCGTGACGAGCTCGGGCGGGCGTACGTCGACCTCGACGACCCCGCGGAGCTGCAGGCGTTCGTGCGTGACCGCGGTCGCCGCCGTCCCGCCGAGGTCGTGCGGCCGGTGCCGCCGGAGGTCCGGGTGCCTCAGCCGGCGACGGAGACCGTGGCCAGCACGGCCCGGTGA
- a CDS encoding NAD-dependent epimerase/dehydratase family protein, with translation MRVLVTGDRGYLGSVMVPHLLAAGHDVVGLDAGWYDGCDFGRRFTDYEQRTGDVRDATPADLRGFDAVAHLAAISNDPIGHLNPDATFSVNARGAVHTARVAKAAGVGRFLFASSCSLYGAAGDGVVDEDAPFRPVTPYGESKVLAEEGISALADGDFSPTYMRNATAYGSSTRLRADIVVNNLTGTAFTRGKVELQSDGSPWRPLVHAEDIARAFAAVLTAPVEVVHDEAFNVGRDEDVVQVRDIAHAVSQAMDVPVTFADGAGPDTRDYRVDFTKIGRLLPGFVPAWTIPDGIAELSADMAERGLAAEDFEGPRFVRLARIRELQAEGRMTPDLRLGERVEVAS, from the coding sequence ATGAGGGTGCTGGTGACGGGCGACCGGGGATACCTCGGCTCCGTGATGGTGCCGCACCTCCTGGCCGCCGGCCACGACGTGGTCGGGCTGGACGCCGGCTGGTACGACGGCTGCGACTTCGGCCGGCGGTTCACCGACTACGAGCAGCGCACCGGCGACGTGCGCGACGCCACCCCCGCGGACCTCCGCGGCTTCGACGCGGTGGCGCACCTCGCCGCCATCTCCAACGACCCGATCGGGCACCTCAACCCCGACGCCACCTTCTCGGTCAACGCGCGCGGCGCGGTGCACACCGCCCGGGTGGCCAAGGCCGCCGGCGTGGGGCGCTTCCTGTTCGCCTCCTCGTGCTCCCTGTACGGCGCGGCGGGCGACGGCGTCGTGGACGAGGACGCCCCCTTCCGCCCGGTCACCCCCTACGGGGAGAGCAAGGTCCTGGCCGAGGAGGGCATCTCCGCCCTGGCCGACGGCGACTTCAGCCCGACCTACATGCGCAACGCCACGGCGTACGGCTCCTCGACGCGGCTGCGTGCCGACATCGTCGTCAACAACCTGACCGGCACCGCGTTCACCCGCGGCAAGGTGGAGCTGCAGAGCGACGGTTCGCCGTGGCGCCCGCTGGTCCACGCCGAGGACATCGCCCGCGCCTTCGCGGCGGTCCTCACCGCGCCGGTCGAGGTCGTGCACGACGAGGCGTTCAACGTGGGCCGCGACGAGGACGTCGTCCAGGTCCGCGACATCGCCCACGCCGTGTCGCAGGCCATGGACGTGCCGGTGACCTTCGCCGACGGCGCCGGCCCCGACACCCGCGACTACCGCGTCGACTTCACCAAGATCGGCCGGCTCCTGCCGGGCTTCGTGCCGGCGTGGACCATCCCCGACGGCATCGCCGAGCTCTCCGCCGACATGGCGGAGCGGGGCCTCGCCGCGGAGGACTTCGAGGGACCCCGCTTCGTGCGGCTGGCCCGGATCCGCGAGCTCCAGGCCGAGGGCCGGATGACACCTGACCTGCGCCTCGGCGAGCGGGTGGAGGTGGCGTCGTGA